The window GACTGGGGGGTGTGCTGTCTCGGGAGGTTGGTGCCGCTAGGCGGAACCAGTGGTGTCGGTCGGCAGGGCCTGTTGATAGAGCGCCACCAACACACCGTGCACGGGCTGGTCCTCGGCATCCTCCTCGGCCTCATCGACCAGTTGGGCGAGGGCTTCGCCGAGTTCTCTTGCCTTCGCAGGGCTCAGTCGCAGGTGGCGCAGTGTCAGGTGAGGCTCGACAGGAGAGCGGTCCAGCTCCTGGGCGACCGCGGCGAGCATCGCGGCGGTGCCTGCCGCTTGGGGTTCGGCTACGACCATCTGGCGGGCCGTGCGCTGGTAGTACTGCTCGGTGCCGCCGCGGACCTGGCGGGTCTCGGCGATGTGGACCAGCCCGGCTTCGCGGAGCACTTTGAGGTGGTGGGCCACGTTGCCCTTCTTCGCGTCGAGCTGCGCCGCAAGCTGGCTGGTGGTGGCAGGCCGGTGGCCCAGGGCGAAGAGCAACCGCTGACGCAGTGGGTGGGAGAGCGCCGCGAACTGCTCAGGCGCACCGATCTCCAGGACGTCCTCAGGAGGCGGCGGATAGGGAGGCTGATCACGCATACCGAAAGTGTCTAAAGCCTTTGACGCTTTCGCAAGGGCAGTGCTCTACTCCCTGCCATGACGACTGTGACGAAGCTTGTGCCGGCCCCTGTCATCGACGAGACGGCACGGCTGCTGACCGAGCACTACGTTTTCCCCGAGATAGCTGAGCAGCTGGCCGGTCTGCTGCAACGACGCCTCACCGAGGGCGCCTACGACGTCGACGACGCCGAGGAGCTCGCCCGCCTGGTCACCGCGGACCTGCAGTCCGTCAACGGCGACCGGCATCTGAGACTGAAGCACCACGCCGCCCCGGTCTCCCCGAAGCAGGGGGCGGCCACCCGGGACGCCATGCGCCGGGACTTCGACTCCTCTCTGGGCGGTGCGCCCCGGGTGCAGTTGCTCGACGGAGGGGTCGCCGTGGTGGAGCTGGCGCCGATGCTGTTTCCGCTGGAGTGGGCCGCCGAACCGCTGAGCGCCGCGCTCACCATGGCCTCCCGTGCCCAGGCGCTGATCGTGGACCTGCGCGCCAACCGGGGCGGCGACCCGGACACGGTCGCCTTCGTCTGCAGCTACCTGCTCGACGAGCGCACCCACCTCAACACCATGTACTGGAGCGGCGGCGAGCGCAGCGAGCAGTCGTGGAGCCTGCCGCACGTTCCCGGCGCGCGCTTCGGCGGCAGCAAGCCGTTGTACTTGCTGTCCAGCGACAGCACCTTCTCTGCCGCTGAGGAGCTGGCGTACGACCTCCAGCAGCTCGGCCGCGCCGTAGTCGTCGGCGAGCCCACCCGCGGCGGCGCGCACCCGTGCCAGGGCTGGACCCTGCACCCACACCTGGAAGCCACCGTCCCCGTCGGCCGCGCCATCAACCCCGTCTCCAGCACGAACTGGGAGGGCACCGGTGTGCAGCCGGACATCCCCTGCGCCGCTGCTGACTCCCTCGACCACGCTCACGCCCTGGCGCTCGACCGACTGGCAGGCTGACCCAGTCCAGCTCATCGACAGCACTGCGCGCAGCTCGACGCGGTCGCGGGTGGCGATCACTCGCGATGTTCATGAGTGTTCAGGCGCCGGCGGGGGGTGTTTCTATGTGTTCGGTCAAGGTCTGCGGGCTTGGTCAGGCTGCTTGTTCGCGCCCGGGTTGGTAGAGGGTGCGGTGCTTGAGCATGGCGTGCAGGACGTCCACGCGGCGGCGGGTGAGGCAGATGAGGGCCGCGTTGTGACCCTTCTTTTCCGCCCGTTTCCTGTCGTAGTAGGCCCGCGACTCTGGGCTGCTCAGCGAGGCGAACGAGGCCAGGAACAGAGCCCGTTTGAGCATCTTGTTGCCGCCTCGGGGTGGCCCTTCGCCGCGGATTGAGGT of the Streptomyces sp. NBC_00287 genome contains:
- a CDS encoding ArsR/SmtB family transcription factor, encoding MRDQPPYPPPPEDVLEIGAPEQFAALSHPLRQRLLFALGHRPATTSQLAAQLDAKKGNVAHHLKVLREAGLVHIAETRQVRGGTEQYYQRTARQMVVAEPQAAGTAAMLAAVAQELDRSPVEPHLTLRHLRLSPAKARELGEALAQLVDEAEEDAEDQPVHGVLVALYQQALPTDTTGSA
- a CDS encoding S41 family peptidase — its product is MTTVTKLVPAPVIDETARLLTEHYVFPEIAEQLAGLLQRRLTEGAYDVDDAEELARLVTADLQSVNGDRHLRLKHHAAPVSPKQGAATRDAMRRDFDSSLGGAPRVQLLDGGVAVVELAPMLFPLEWAAEPLSAALTMASRAQALIVDLRANRGGDPDTVAFVCSYLLDERTHLNTMYWSGGERSEQSWSLPHVPGARFGGSKPLYLLSSDSTFSAAEELAYDLQQLGRAVVVGEPTRGGAHPCQGWTLHPHLEATVPVGRAINPVSSTNWEGTGVQPDIPCAAADSLDHAHALALDRLAG